GAGTTCGTGAACACCATCTACAGTAATACCGAGCGTATGATTAACCTGATCAATGATGTGCTTGAGATTACCAAGATCGAGTCAGGCAGTATTGATCTTGAATGGCGTTCACTGCATCTCGCTGAGGCATTGAGCGGAGTAATTGCTGAGTTGCAACCGCAGATCACCCAGCACCGCCATCAACTGACGATCTCAATCCCACCGGGATTGCCCCTGATTAGAGCAGATGCGATGCGGTTGCATCAGATTCTGTACCACGTGTTGCTGAATGCGGTGAAGTACACCCCAGCCGGTGGCTCGATCACGATTGCTGCCCGTGAAGTGATGAACATTGATATTCCAGAACCGATTCGCAGTACCCTGAGTGATAATCGTCGCTATCTTTTGCTCAGCATCAGCGATACCGGTGTTGGTATTCGCCCCGAAGACCTGCCTCGTATCTTTGATCGGTTCTTCCGCGGTGAAAACTTGCTCAAAGTAGAAGCCGGCGGTACCGGCCTTGGCCTGTCTATTGTCAAACCCCTCGTCGAATTACTCGGCGGTCGGATCTGGGTCGAGAGTACGGTCGGTGTCGGTAGCACCTTCTCGATTATTATGCCGATTGCCGGTGAACATGCCTGATCCGTCTGCTGACTGAGGGCATTATGGCAGAGTATGCTATAATGCGCACTCATAACATCGACATAACCTCACTACGGAGGAAGCACAAATGACGCCTCTGATTGGAATATCATGCGGCACCTTCCGTGATCGCGACTGGTGCCCGCCATCTTATGGACATCGCCAAACTTATGTTGACGCCGTGTTGCAGGCAGGTGGAGCGCCGATCTTGATCCCACCACTCCTCGATAGTGCAACACTACGGACGATCTACGACCGCCTGGATGGATTGCTCCTCGCCGGCGGTGGCGATATTTCACCAAATCACTATGGTGATCAACCACACGAGCGCCTTGGTGCGATTGACCCCCCGCGTGATCTGATGGAATTACGGCTGGCACGCTGGGCGGCTGCCGATGGTAAACCTCTGCTCGGTATCTGCCGGGGTGTGCAGTTGATTAATGTTGCCCTTGGTGGTTCACTCTACCAGGACATTCCTTCACAACTCGATACAGCCATCGATCATAACCTCTCGTATGCGCGTGAAGACTGGACATACATGGCCCATTCGATCACGATAGCCGCCGACTCCCGGTTGGCACAGGCACTGGGGACAACGAACTTGATGATCAATTCGCTGCACCATCAAGCGGTGCGGCGGGTTGCTCCCGGCTTGCGTGCCGTTGCCTGGGCACCGGATGGGGTGATTGAAGCTCTGGAGGGTGATAGCCAGCACTTTATTGTTGGCGTACAGTGCCATCCTGAAGCCCTTCAGGCTACGGTTGATCCACGCTGGCAAGGTCTTTTTGCGGCATTTGTCCAAAGCTGTAGCGATACGCACCGGCAGAGTCGTGCTGCCTGATCACCGTGAGGCTGTATGAACAATCAGTATCGTCCGCTTATCGGTATTACGACCATGCATAGTGGTACCAGCGCCGATGGTCGCGAATTGCAGGCGGTGCGTCCGACCTATCTGCGGGCCATCGAGGCGGCTGGCGGTATCCCACTCATCATCTATCTGACCGATGATATGAGTGCAGTGCGGCGATTGTACGACCTGTGTGATGGTATTTTGTTGCCCGGTGGTGATGATGTTGATCCGGCCTATTATGACGAGCCGCCCCATCCGAAGCTCGGTGCGGTAGATCGCCAGCGTGATGCGGTCGAGATTGCGCTGGCGCGTTGGGCACATGCCGAACGTAAACCGTTACTGGGTATTTGTCGTGGGCTGCAAGTCATCAACGTGGCTCTGGGTGGATCACTCTACCAGGATATACCTTCGCAGCTTGCCACCACCATCGATCATCGAGCGAATACCCGTACCAGAGCCTGGACAGAACTGACCCATTCCTTACACATTCTCGCCGACTCGCGACTGGCTACCGTTCTGCACACGACCGACATCGGCTGCAACACCATGCACCATCAAGCGATCAAGCAGCTCGCTCCTGGTCTGCGTGCGGTTGCCAGTGCACCTGATGGTATTATCGAGGCATTTGAAGCGCTCGATGACCATTACTTGCTGGCCGTACAATGCCATCCGGAACATCTTTGGGATAGCAGTGAACCACGCTGGCAGGCACTGTTTGCCGATTTCGTCAACACGTGCCGTGAACGAGCGACGAATGCGCATCAGGCTTCCTGACGTGAATAATCACCTACAGTATCATCTCCTGGTATGATTGGCATCTTCGATTCAGGATTAGGCGGGCTATCGGTTATGCGTGCTATTCACGAACGATTGCCCGACACCGATCTGCTCTACCTGGCCGATAGTGCCTACTGTCCGTATGGCCCACGTCCATTATCGGAAATTCGCGACCGGGCGCTGGCGTGTGGGCGCTGGCTGGTCGATCAGGGTGCCCGCATTGTCGTGGTAGCCTGTAATACGGCAACGGCAGCAGCCATTGAGCTGCTCCGGCGTGAGCTACCGGTACCGGTGGTCGGCATGGAGCCGGGGGTCAAGCCGGCAGTGGCTGCGACCCGAAACGGAAAAGTCGCAGTTCTGGCAACCAGCGGCACACTCGCCAGTGATCGTTTTCGTTCACTCGTGCAGGCCTATGCGGCTGGGGTTGAAGTTTATCCTCTGGCGTGCCCCGATCTCGTAGCGCAGGTTGAAGCCGGTGAATTGCAGAGTGATCAAACCCGAAACCTGATTGAGCAGCATCTGGCGACGGTGCCAGAGGTTGATGTGATCGTGTTGGGATGCACACACTTTCCCCCACTCAAGCCATTGATAGCGACATGTGCCGGATCGCACGTGACCGTTATCGATACCGGCCCCGCAGTTGCCGCTCAGACCGAGCGGATTGCCCGACAGATCAATGTACCCGCCGGTAGCGGTACCATCCGTTGTGCCACAACAGGCGATCCACAACTCGTAGCACCGGCTCTGTACAATGTCTGGGGTGCTCCGCTGCCGCTGGTGGGAGTACAAATTGACTCAGCGGTTGTAGTACACGAATAATTATAATTATTATTGGTAAACGTGTAAAGGAATAAACTGGGGCAGGCTAGAAGCCTGCCCCACACAATTCACCCTGTCGCATCTGTCGGCGGTTCGACCGGTGGCTGTTCCACCGGTATCGGTTCTGCCGGTGGCGGTGTCGGCGTCGGCAATGGTTTACCATCAGGGCCGAGATCGGCGGGATTGTACTCAAAAATATCCGGCCAGGGCTTGAAGCGCGTCACGAACTCACGGCGCTCGATCTCTTTACCGTCAGGCCCAAGTACAATGCGGGTGAAAAGGATATCCATTCCACCGCGTGCTTTATCGCTCTGCCGTGGCTGGCCTACCGGACGCTCAGGAACCGCAACGTAGACCGGCTCGGTCGGTGGCGGTGTGCGATTGGTGATCACCGGCCCTTCTAACAGTACCTTCCGTCCGGTCTCAGGACCGTAGAGCCGCACTTCGGCCAGATTCCGCCGCGTATCAACCATTGTCTGCATCAAAATCCAACCACCGGTGTCGTTGAGAAACTTCAGGTCAGGGCCACCGGTGAAGATAGTGGCATCCATACCGGGGCCATCACCGTATGGACCAAACCCATAGCGGTCGTACCAGCTAATATAAAATGAATGCCCCCAACGCTCGGTAATCGGCAAACCGGCCCAGAATGCAGCACGAAAGACAGTTGTGCTATCCTGGCAAATCCCACCACCCCACTCTAACTGAGTACGATTCTGAATGATGGCATAACCTTCAACAAAGCCATTTGAGCTATCGATGCGACCAATCGTCTGATTGAATGAAAACTCTTCACCGGGTGGAATGAGAATACCGTGCAACAAGCGCATGCCGGCCTGGATATTGGTTACACGGTAGGGTGCCGAACCGGTGAAATCGCTGCGGCCAACTCCAAGCAGAGTCGTAATGCCCAACTGATCGAGGTTGTCAGCCGTGACCGGTGGTGGTATCTCGCGGAAGTTTACCGTTACCGTGCGTTGATCCGCCGGTTTGTTCAATGCTTCGAGCACCGCATTCAGCGCCTGCGCTTCGTCGATTCGTTTACCTGGCTTGCCCGGTTGAAAAATCTCTAACTTCCCTTCGTTCCAGTTGAGGCGTGGATAGGTACCCTTGACTTCAGTTGAATCGCCGAGCGCGATCAACTTTTCCATCACCATATCATGATCAACGCTCACCTCCAGCCGGTCGCCCATCGGATCGGAAATCCGCTCAACGCGAATCATCCGCGCTAGTTCATCGAGCGACCAGACAAACGGACGATTATCAACCAGCAGTGTTACCGGCCCTGCCAGGAGAGCTGCGATCTGATCCTGGGCGAGGAATGCTGCATCATCACGAAGTGATGGCTCAAGGGCACGAGTACGCAATGCGACTGTATCAGGATTCAAATCCTGAATTGCAGACAATATCTCTTGCAATGTCTCAGCCACAAGCACCTGCCGCCCCACTGCACTCGGTGCTACTTCCACCGTCGTGCCGTGTAACATCAGATGGGCATCACGTGCCGGTTGTTCAACCTCTGCCACCCTGGCTAGCAGATAGCGTTGCATCGCATCTTGATCGATAGAGAGGCGCAAGGGAATATCAATCCCATATTGCCAGACCGCACTCATCTGCTGGAGATCGGTAAAGAGGTTCGCACTCCGCCCTACCGCCAGCGCTGCATCGAGTGCCTCGTCAATTTCAAGTGCAACACCCAACTCAGCAAGCGTTGGCGTCCAGGAACGACCACTGTAGGTTAGCACAACCGGCTGAGCCAGAAAAGGCGCAAAGCTGGCCTCAATCGCCGCTCGTGCTTCCTCACGGGTCATATTTCCAACCGCAACGCCTCGCACCGTCACATTGGGAAGAATCCGTCCGGCATACGAGCGATCAAGGAACACCATGCCTGTACCAACAATCGCCAGGCCAGACAATACAACTAACAGCAACCACCACCATCCACGGGATACCTTGCGTCGGGTACGCCGGCCTGTGCCACGCTGCACTGCCGGAGGATGAACCACTTGATCCGGCCAGTCAACAGCACCGGGCAATGATGGTGAAAACACCTCACCGTCGGTGCGCTCGTGAGTTGGATTGAAAGGCTGCGAATGCTGAACCGACACCAAAACCCTCCTTGCCACCTGTAAATTTGTCTGACAACCTAATATACTCTTGTCAATGGGGGATGTCAATAAAACAAAGCTGACAAATTGCTTGCTTTTGGCGGTTATACCAATGTGAACGTCGACAGAGCTTCAGCGGCATAACCATCGGTAGCTGAAAATTAAACCCGCACCCGGATGCTCGTGCGAGCTGAAACGTGCGCGGCATGATAACTATGTGTCCATTGAGTGAGAGGGGGGTGTTTCTTTGTGAACAGTATTCTCCAGCAACCTGCGCACCAACGCCAGTAATTCACTGGCGCGAAAGGGTTTTTGCAACGTAGCCATTACCGGCACGTCCACCAGATTCTCTGCCTGCACCGCATAACCACTGACCAGTGCCAGCGGAATATGTGGATGCATTGCCGCAATCTGGCGACAGACCTCATAGCCATGCATATCGGCAAGTGTAATATCGATCAGCGCACAGGCTACAGGATGATCACTGATCGCTCGAATCGCATCATTGCCATTGTGAAATGCCAGCACACGATAACCAGCACGAACCAGGATGCGTTCGATGAGTGCCCGTACTTCAGGGTTGTCGTCAATGACAAGAATGTAAGATTCCGCGCTCGTTGGTGATGGAACAGGTAACATTTCAGTCGTTACGGACGACATCACCGGTATCCAAACGGTAAAGGTACTTCCCTGACCGGGTTGACTATCAACTTCCAGGCCACCACCGTACCGCTGCACAATGTGCAGGACGCTGGCTAAACCCAGACCATGACCATACGGTTTGGTAGTAAAAAACGGCTCAAATATACGCTGACGAATAACGGGATCGATACCCTCCCCGTTATCACGAACCTCCAGGATAGCATACTGACCGGGCAGCAAATGGTGCTGTCGTATCAACCGACTCTGCATTCTGGCTGTCACCACACACAGACCGGTTTGGACACAAATCTCACCCCTCTGATCCGGCAACGCCTCAGCGGCATTGATCACCAGATTCATCAATACCTACCGTATATGTACCGGATCCGCCAGCACAGCAGGGAGACTCGGTTCTAACCCAATGCGAATGTGCACATGAGGGCCAAGCGAGGATTGTAGCAGAGAGATAGTTTCCTGAATGAGGTGATTGAGATCAACCGGTTGCAGCGCCGTCTGCCGACCGGTAGCAAACGATAGTAATTCGCGGACTAAATCACCGGCCTGATGGGCAGCCTCGATGAGATGGTGAATATGCTGATCGGCAGGGTTTCCCGTCGGATAGATTGTTTGTAACGCATTGGCATGCGCGACGACCATGCTGAGCAGATTGTTGAAATCGTGCGCAATACCTCCGGCCATGATTGCCATACTCTCAAAGCGTTCGAGCGCCTGAAGGCGCTGCTCATCACGCACCAACGCCCAGGTCTTTTCCCGCTGATCGGTTAAATCCTGACCAACCAGTAACAACTCCCCGATGGTACCATTCGTTTGTCGCCGACAGGTCACCGTCCACAAGACATAGCATTTTCGCCCATCTACCCAAAACGAGGTTTCAAATGAACGATCCTCCTGACCGGTAATGACTTCGCGTACCAGGGCAGCGAAGAGGGGGCGTTCAGCCTCACTCAGCAGCGTCGTGGCGAACGGGCGACCAATCACATCCTCGCGGGCACGAGCCAGCACTTGGGCTGCCATACGGTTAAATTCGGTGATGCGGAGATCGGGATCGAGGCAGATCACAAGATTACCGGCCAGCTCGATCAGAAGGCGAAAGCGCTCGTTCGTATCGCGTAGGCGCTCGAACAACAACGAGTTGAAGAATGCCACCCCAATCTGATCGGCTAGCAGTGAAAGTAAAAAGAAATCCTCATCGTCTAGCGCCGGATTACCCTGTGACTCGACGATAATGACCCCAACCGGTTCGGCTGTTTCGTAGCGCAACGGTACCGCAATGCACTGCTTTGTATCGGGCATTACCTCCAGAAAATCGGGATCGTGCTGCGCATCACGCACGAATTCAGCCCTCCCGTTGCGCACAACCCGCCCGGCAACCCCTTCGTGCAACTGAATAACCGGTAAGAGGCGGTCATAGCCAACAACTGCCTGTAAGTGCAACGCCTCGTTCTGGAGCAGATACATGCTGACGAGCTGATACCCAAAGACATCGTGCAATTGTTGCACAACCAGCCGACAAATCAGATCGGTTTGCAAGGTTGAATTAATCAGGGCTGCTACCCGCTGTACCATCAGCAGTTGCTCTAACCGGCGTTGAGTGGAACGATACAGCAGAATATTCTCGACTGCCATCGCGATGCGTCGGGCCAGTTCGCAGATCAGGTCGATGTCATTGGGAGTAAAGCGTCGTGATGAGGCATCGGTGATCGTCAAGACCAACGCACCACAGGTCATACCATGCCCGCGCATTGGCACACCGAGAATATGACGTGGCCGGATTTGGCGCAGAATATCGCGGTACAACGGGGAAAATGCCGGATCGTCGTAATATTCGTCGGACAGATCGGCAAGCAAGAGTGGTTGACTGCTATCCAGGACACGAGCCGGTATCGAATGGGGATCGATCAACAATGAGTGTTGAATAAGATGTTCGACGAGGTGCTGGTAGCGAGTATCGGCACAGGCCAGAGCCACCCGGCGTACCTGCTGTCGTTCATCGCGGATAACGATAGCACACAAATCCCCTAGCAGTGGTACTATGTGGCGGGCAACCTGTTGCAGCGCCTCAATGCCATCTAATGAGACGAGTAAGGCGCCGACGTCGGCGAGCAAACGGGTTTGGGTCACAGTCCAACGTCTTGCCATCAGTTGGCTACACTTTCATGATAGCAACCCGCCCGCCAGAAGATAAGTATAGTATACGCTTTTTTAACTATGACTTCAAGCAATCCCTGCTCGTGATACAATACTGCCAGTGAACAAAAACCACATAGCGCGGAGCATAACGATGGATCGTGCGCAATCAATGGAATTAACTGCCACAACATCACCGACCAGCCTGCTCGACTGGCTGACGTTGACGTGTCGGCATATTGCCTTACTGGCAGCAATGCTGGCTACCGTTGGTAGTCTCTTTTTCAGTGAAGTGCTGGGCTGGATTCCCTGTGAGCTGTGCTGGTATCAGCGCATTTTGATGTACCCACTGACAGTTCTCCTCTTCATCGGTATCTGGCGCGATGATCGTAAGGTCTATCTGTACGTGTTACCCCTCTCGCTCACCGGAATTGCGGTTGCGCTGTACCACTACCTGATGGTGATGTTGATTATCCCACCCGCGCCCTGTGCCGGCGCCGTACCCTGCGCGTTTGACTACATTAACATTCCGGGGGTGCTGAGTTTTGTCAAGATTCCATTTCTGGCACTGGTTGCTTTCATCATTATCAGTGTGATGATGGCAAATCTGGCCCTGGCCGAAACTGCGCCAGCACACGGTCGGATGGCGCGCATGATCGCCACGGCCATCGTCCTGGCAACCAGTCTCGCTTTCATCGGTCTCGGTGTGATGATCTGATTGTTAGCGATTATATAAGTAAACTGTCATTAGCAAGTGGCCCGGAGTATGGTATACTCCGGGCACTATGATCAAGATGATAAGGGCTGTGCGGGGGCACGGCCAGGAGGGAACAACGACAGACAATCTGCTTTGAAGCGCATGGACTTCGCGAGGAGCGAAGTTGACGAGGAGGGAGGTTCCCGGCGCGAGCCGGAGCTAACGGGTCTGAACGACCCGGAACATCGAGAGATCAGCGGAAGCCTCCCCGGTGCAGGGCACCACCGATAACAGACAAACCAATACCTGCCGGTGACGGTGAGGGCAACGTTGTCTGTAGTGACCCACCACTATCCATTCCCCCACTGATGACATGAATATTCGCTATGGATGCTGCTCACGGTAGCAGGTCTGGCTGCTGCACTCTGTCGCAGGCGGCGGCTGCCATGGGCTGCTATGGATTGTCTTTGCTTTCTTTACTATGAAGGAGTTTCTGCTATGTGTGGTATTGTGGGCTATATTGGTGGACGTGAGGCGACCGAAGTTGTGCTGAATGGCCTTCAACGATTGGAATATCGGGGTTACGATTCGGCGGGGATCGCTATCTACCATCCAGATGCCGGGTTGCAGTTGCGTCGCAGTGTTGGCAAGCTCATCAATTTGCAACAACGGGTGCAGGCCGATCCACCGCGTGGCCGGGTCGGCATTGGTCATACGCGCTGGGCCACGCATGGTGGCGTCACCGAGCAAAATGCTCACCCCCACCGTGATGCCAGTGGCACGATTGTGGTGATTCAAAATGGGATTGTTGAGAATTATCTAAGCCTGAAGGGGCGTCTGATCGAATTGGGGTACCAGTTTGAGTCGCAGACCGATACTGAAGTGATTGCAAAGCTGATTGGACATTACTATCAAGAGCAGCGTGATCTGGTCGCGGCCACACGTCAGGCGTTGCAGGAACTACGCGGTGGCAATGCGGTTGTCGCCTTTTGTATTCACGAGCCGGACACGCTGGTTGCAGCGCGCCTGGGCAACGCCGGTGGCATCGCGATTGGGCTTGGCGACAACGAACAGTTTATCGCTTCCGATATTCCGGCTATCCTCGATTACACACGCAATCTGATCTTTCTGGAAGACCATGACATTGCCGTTGTCCGGCGTGACGAGGTAACGATTACCCGGCTCGATGGTACACCGGTTACGCGCGCAGTACACAGTATTGCCTGGGACCCCGTGGCGGCAGCGAAAGGTGATTATCGCCACTTTATGCACAAAGAGATCGATGAACAACCACGGGCGCTGATGGATGTGTTGCGCGGACGGATCGATCAGGAGCGTGGTCTGATCACGCTCGAAGACCTCCGCCTCGACGATCAGGACTTACGTCGGGTCCGTCGTATCTACGCTATCGCGTGCGGTACGGCGTGGCACGCCGCCTTGGTGGCGAAGTTTATGATTGAGAATCTGGCACGAGTGCGGGTTGAAGTCGACTATGCCAGCGAGTTCCGCTATCGCCAGCCGATATTGCAGAGCAATGGTGAGCGCGATGCGCTGATTCTTACCTTCACGCAAAGCGGTGAAACAGTCGATACGCTGGCCGGCATGGAAGAGGCACGCAGACAGGGCGTTCCCAGTGTAGCAATCGTTAATGCCATCGGCAGTCAGGCCGCCCGGCTGGCCGATGGCGGCCCGATCTATCTGCACGCCGGGCCAGAAATTGGGGTCGCTTCGACCAAAGCCTTTACCTCGATGCTGGTTGCAGGCTACCTGTTTGCACTACGTCTGGCGCAGGCGCACGGGACACTGACACCGGCCCAGATTCGGGAACATATTCAGGCGCTGGTGGAATTG
This genomic window from Chloroflexus aurantiacus J-10-fl contains:
- the glmS gene encoding glutamine--fructose-6-phosphate transaminase (isomerizing); this translates as MCGIVGYIGGREATEVVLNGLQRLEYRGYDSAGIAIYHPDAGLQLRRSVGKLINLQQRVQADPPRGRVGIGHTRWATHGGVTEQNAHPHRDASGTIVVIQNGIVENYLSLKGRLIELGYQFESQTDTEVIAKLIGHYYQEQRDLVAATRQALQELRGGNAVVAFCIHEPDTLVAARLGNAGGIAIGLGDNEQFIASDIPAILDYTRNLIFLEDHDIAVVRRDEVTITRLDGTPVTRAVHSIAWDPVAAAKGDYRHFMHKEIDEQPRALMDVLRGRIDQERGLITLEDLRLDDQDLRRVRRIYAIACGTAWHAALVAKFMIENLARVRVEVDYASEFRYRQPILQSNGERDALILTFTQSGETVDTLAGMEEARRQGVPSVAIVNAIGSQAARLADGGPIYLHAGPEIGVASTKAFTSMLVAGYLFALRLAQAHGTLTPAQIREHIQALVELPGKAAQVIEQVTPVCVELAERYYRVGNALFLGRQINYPIALEGALKLKEISYIHAEGYPAGEMKHGPIALIDEGMPVVCIATRDHIYEKMISNVEQVRARHGQVIAIGHEGDELLAAKANHFIGVPATLPLLQPVLNVIPLQIFAYHVAVLRGCDVDQPRNLAKSVTVE
- the murI gene encoding glutamate racemase, with amino-acid sequence MIGIFDSGLGGLSVMRAIHERLPDTDLLYLADSAYCPYGPRPLSEIRDRALACGRWLVDQGARIVVVACNTATAAAIELLRRELPVPVVGMEPGVKPAVAATRNGKVAVLATSGTLASDRFRSLVQAYAAGVEVYPLACPDLVAQVEAGELQSDQTRNLIEQHLATVPEVDVIVLGCTHFPPLKPLIATCAGSHVTVIDTGPAVAAQTERIARQINVPAGSGTIRCATTGDPQLVAPALYNVWGAPLPLVGVQIDSAVVVHE
- a CDS encoding response regulator gives rise to the protein MNLVINAAEALPDQRGEICVQTGLCVVTARMQSRLIRQHHLLPGQYAILEVRDNGEGIDPVIRQRIFEPFFTTKPYGHGLGLASVLHIVQRYGGGLEVDSQPGQGSTFTVWIPVMSSVTTEMLPVPSPTSAESYILVIDDNPEVRALIERILVRAGYRVLAFHNGNDAIRAISDHPVACALIDITLADMHGYEVCRQIAAMHPHIPLALVSGYAVQAENLVDVPVMATLQKPFRASELLALVRRLLENTVHKETPPSHSMDT
- a CDS encoding disulfide bond formation protein B, translating into MDRAQSMELTATTSPTSLLDWLTLTCRHIALLAAMLATVGSLFFSEVLGWIPCELCWYQRILMYPLTVLLFIGIWRDDRKVYLYVLPLSLTGIAVALYHYLMVMLIIPPAPCAGAVPCAFDYINIPGVLSFVKIPFLALVAFIIISVMMANLALAETAPAHGRMARMIATAIVLATSLAFIGLGVMI
- a CDS encoding gamma-glutamyl-gamma-aminobutyrate hydrolase family protein, which encodes MTPLIGISCGTFRDRDWCPPSYGHRQTYVDAVLQAGGAPILIPPLLDSATLRTIYDRLDGLLLAGGGDISPNHYGDQPHERLGAIDPPRDLMELRLARWAAADGKPLLGICRGVQLINVALGGSLYQDIPSQLDTAIDHNLSYAREDWTYMAHSITIAADSRLAQALGTTNLMINSLHHQAVRRVAPGLRAVAWAPDGVIEALEGDSQHFIVGVQCHPEALQATVDPRWQGLFAAFVQSCSDTHRQSRAA
- a CDS encoding gamma-glutamyl-gamma-aminobutyrate hydrolase family protein, yielding MNNQYRPLIGITTMHSGTSADGRELQAVRPTYLRAIEAAGGIPLIIYLTDDMSAVRRLYDLCDGILLPGGDDVDPAYYDEPPHPKLGAVDRQRDAVEIALARWAHAERKPLLGICRGLQVINVALGGSLYQDIPSQLATTIDHRANTRTRAWTELTHSLHILADSRLATVLHTTDIGCNTMHHQAIKQLAPGLRAVASAPDGIIEAFEALDDHYLLAVQCHPEHLWDSSEPRWQALFADFVNTCRERATNAHQAS
- a CDS encoding GAF domain-containing sensor histidine kinase, coding for MARRWTVTQTRLLADVGALLVSLDGIEALQQVARHIVPLLGDLCAIVIRDERQQVRRVALACADTRYQHLVEHLIQHSLLIDPHSIPARVLDSSQPLLLADLSDEYYDDPAFSPLYRDILRQIRPRHILGVPMRGHGMTCGALVLTITDASSRRFTPNDIDLICELARRIAMAVENILLYRSTQRRLEQLLMVQRVAALINSTLQTDLICRLVVQQLHDVFGYQLVSMYLLQNEALHLQAVVGYDRLLPVIQLHEGVAGRVVRNGRAEFVRDAQHDPDFLEVMPDTKQCIAVPLRYETAEPVGVIIVESQGNPALDDEDFFLLSLLADQIGVAFFNSLLFERLRDTNERFRLLIELAGNLVICLDPDLRITEFNRMAAQVLARAREDVIGRPFATTLLSEAERPLFAALVREVITGQEDRSFETSFWVDGRKCYVLWTVTCRRQTNGTIGELLLVGQDLTDQREKTWALVRDEQRLQALERFESMAIMAGGIAHDFNNLLSMVVAHANALQTIYPTGNPADQHIHHLIEAAHQAGDLVRELLSFATGRQTALQPVDLNHLIQETISLLQSSLGPHVHIRIGLEPSLPAVLADPVHIR
- a CDS encoding VanW family protein gives rise to the protein MSVQHSQPFNPTHERTDGEVFSPSLPGAVDWPDQVVHPPAVQRGTGRRTRRKVSRGWWWLLLVVLSGLAIVGTGMVFLDRSYAGRILPNVTVRGVAVGNMTREEARAAIEASFAPFLAQPVVLTYSGRSWTPTLAELGVALEIDEALDAALAVGRSANLFTDLQQMSAVWQYGIDIPLRLSIDQDAMQRYLLARVAEVEQPARDAHLMLHGTTVEVAPSAVGRQVLVAETLQEILSAIQDLNPDTVALRTRALEPSLRDDAAFLAQDQIAALLAGPVTLLVDNRPFVWSLDELARMIRVERISDPMGDRLEVSVDHDMVMEKLIALGDSTEVKGTYPRLNWNEGKLEIFQPGKPGKRIDEAQALNAVLEALNKPADQRTVTVNFREIPPPVTADNLDQLGITTLLGVGRSDFTGSAPYRVTNIQAGMRLLHGILIPPGEEFSFNQTIGRIDSSNGFVEGYAIIQNRTQLEWGGGICQDSTTVFRAAFWAGLPITERWGHSFYISWYDRYGFGPYGDGPGMDATIFTGGPDLKFLNDTGGWILMQTMVDTRRNLAEVRLYGPETGRKVLLEGPVITNRTPPPTEPVYVAVPERPVGQPRQSDKARGGMDILFTRIVLGPDGKEIERREFVTRFKPWPDIFEYNPADLGPDGKPLPTPTPPPAEPIPVEQPPVEPPTDATG